The following coding sequences are from one Novosphingobium sp. Gsoil 351 window:
- a CDS encoding LacI family DNA-binding transcriptional regulator, translated as MSSDSSTVPDRTRRPTSYDVARLAGVSQSAVSRCFRPGNSISDEKRKAILKAAAKLGYEPNAFASSLITRRSNLVALLISNLTNLYYPQVLAELSHRLDVEGIRVLLFALQHESDVGAVLTQLWRYRVDGAIAAAHLSPAHLAQFERHRVPVVLYNRFAEGGDRAERILRLDRRRAASDRPFGRSGAPAVRHNRRPSGQLCG; from the coding sequence ATGAGCTCTGACAGTTCCACTGTGCCGGATCGCACCAGGCGCCCAACCTCATACGATGTCGCCCGCCTCGCAGGGGTGTCGCAGTCGGCGGTATCGCGCTGCTTTCGCCCCGGTAACAGCATTTCGGACGAAAAGCGCAAAGCCATCCTCAAGGCTGCGGCCAAGCTGGGCTACGAACCGAACGCCTTCGCCTCGAGCTTGATCACGCGCCGCTCGAACCTCGTGGCGCTCCTGATCTCCAATTTGACGAACCTCTATTACCCCCAAGTACTTGCTGAGCTTTCTCACCGCCTCGACGTCGAAGGAATTCGGGTCCTCCTCTTTGCACTCCAGCACGAGAGTGACGTCGGAGCGGTCCTGACGCAGCTATGGCGCTATCGTGTCGACGGGGCGATCGCCGCAGCGCATTTGTCTCCGGCTCATCTGGCGCAGTTCGAGCGCCATCGCGTACCGGTCGTGCTCTACAACCGCTTTGCGGAAGGGGGGGACCGTGCCGAGCGTATTCTGCGACTCGATCGGCGGCGAGCGGCTTCTGATCGACCGTTTGGTAGAAGCGGGGCACCGGCGGTTCGTCATAATCGGCGGCCCTCCGGACAGCTATGTGGGTAA
- a CDS encoding SDR family NAD(P)-dependent oxidoreductase, with the protein MTALPVTPSFRLDGRRALVTGAGRGIGLALAAALAEAGAEVTLVARSGDEIEAGAAAIRKAGGNARAAALDVSNLAAVADFFAERPAFHVLVNNAGTNRPKPMTDVSEADYDAVLDLNLKSTFFVTQACARRMLAERSGGSLIHIGSQMGHVGGPNRSLYCASKWALEGMSKALALDLAAHGIRSNTIAPTFIETPMTKPFFEDAAFRSSVLDKIKLGRIGKVEDLMGAVVYLAANASAMVTGTSLIVDGGWTAE; encoded by the coding sequence ATGACTGCGCTGCCAGTCACGCCATCGTTCCGGCTCGACGGGCGCCGGGCGCTCGTCACCGGGGCGGGGCGGGGGATCGGCCTGGCGCTGGCCGCGGCGCTGGCCGAGGCGGGGGCCGAAGTGACACTCGTGGCGCGCTCGGGCGACGAGATCGAAGCCGGGGCGGCGGCGATCCGCAAGGCCGGCGGAAACGCCCGGGCGGCGGCGCTGGATGTCTCTAACCTCGCCGCGGTCGCCGATTTCTTCGCTGAGCGGCCCGCCTTCCACGTGCTCGTCAACAACGCCGGGACCAATCGGCCCAAGCCGATGACCGACGTCAGCGAGGCCGACTACGACGCGGTGCTCGATCTCAACCTCAAGAGCACGTTCTTCGTCACCCAGGCTTGCGCGCGGCGGATGCTGGCCGAGCGCAGCGGCGGTTCGCTGATCCACATCGGCAGCCAGATGGGGCATGTCGGCGGCCCAAATCGTTCGCTCTACTGCGCCTCGAAGTGGGCGCTCGAGGGCATGAGCAAGGCTCTCGCGCTCGATCTGGCGGCGCATGGCATCCGCTCCAACACGATCGCCCCGACGTTCATCGAAACCCCGATGACCAAGCCCTTCTTCGAAGACGCGGCATTCCGCTCTTCGGTGCTGGACAAGATCAAGCTGGGCCGGATCGGCAAGGTCGAAGACCTCATGGGCGCCGTGGTGTATCTCGCCGCCAATGCCAGCGCCATGGTCACCGGAACCAGCCTCATCGTCGATGGCGGATGGACCGCTGAGTGA
- the hisD gene encoding histidinol dehydrogenase, whose product MADYLKRGATAEAKADADRKVRDIVEATLADIERRGDASVRELSVKFDGWDRESYALTSREKQDCLDQLSGQDLKDIEFAQAQVRNFAKIQRASMTDVEVETLPGVVLGHKHIPVSAAGCYVPGGKYPLLASAHMSVITAKVAGVPRVITCAPPFGGKPAPAIVAAQVMAGADEIYALGGIQAIGAMALGTESIAPVDMLVGPGNAFVAEAKRQLFGRVGIDLFAGPTETLVIADEIGCDGELAATDLLGQAEHGPDSPAVLLTTSRKLAEETMREVERLLTILPTADIARRAWESFGEVIVAEDDAEMVRIADALASEHVQVMTRDPDWFLNHMTNYGALFLGPRTNVSFGDKVIGTNHTLPTKKAARYTGGLWVGKFIKTCTYQRVLTDEASAMIGEYCSRLCALEGFAGHGEQANIRVRRYGHREVAYAGKAEPLLATAD is encoded by the coding sequence ATGGCTGACTATCTCAAGCGCGGTGCGACGGCGGAGGCGAAGGCGGACGCGGACCGCAAGGTTCGCGATATTGTCGAGGCGACGCTGGCGGACATCGAGCGGCGTGGCGATGCGTCGGTGCGCGAACTGTCGGTGAAGTTCGACGGCTGGGACCGCGAGAGCTACGCGCTGACGAGCCGAGAGAAGCAGGACTGCCTCGACCAGCTTTCGGGTCAGGACTTGAAGGATATCGAGTTCGCGCAGGCGCAGGTGCGTAATTTCGCGAAGATCCAGCGCGCGAGCATGACCGACGTCGAAGTCGAGACGCTGCCGGGCGTGGTGCTGGGCCACAAGCACATCCCGGTGAGCGCGGCGGGCTGCTACGTGCCCGGCGGCAAGTATCCCTTGCTCGCTTCGGCGCACATGAGCGTGATCACCGCCAAGGTCGCCGGCGTGCCGCGGGTGATCACCTGCGCGCCGCCGTTCGGCGGCAAGCCCGCACCCGCGATCGTCGCGGCGCAGGTCATGGCCGGGGCCGACGAGATCTATGCGCTCGGCGGTATCCAGGCGATCGGGGCGATGGCGCTGGGGACCGAGAGCATCGCTCCGGTCGACATGCTGGTCGGTCCGGGCAACGCCTTCGTCGCCGAGGCCAAGCGCCAGCTGTTCGGCCGGGTGGGCATCGACCTGTTCGCCGGTCCGACCGAGACGCTGGTCATCGCCGACGAGATCGGCTGCGACGGCGAGCTGGCCGCGACCGACCTGCTTGGCCAGGCCGAACACGGTCCCGACAGCCCGGCGGTCCTGCTCACCACCAGCCGCAAGCTGGCGGAGGAGACGATGCGCGAAGTCGAGCGACTGCTGACGATCCTGCCCACCGCCGACATCGCGCGTCGCGCCTGGGAAAGCTTCGGCGAGGTCATCGTCGCCGAAGACGACGCCGAGATGGTCCGCATCGCCGACGCGCTCGCCTCCGAGCACGTCCAGGTGATGACCCGCGATCCCGACTGGTTCCTGAACCACATGACCAACTACGGCGCGCTGTTCCTGGGGCCGCGAACCAACGTCAGCTTCGGCGACAAGGTGATCGGCACCAACCACACGCTGCCGACGAAGAAGGCGGCGCGCTATACCGGGGGCTTGTGGGTCGGCAAGTTCATCAAGACCTGCACCTACCAGCGCGTCCTGACCGACGAGGCGTCGGCGATGATCGGGGAATACTGCAGCCGCCTGTGCGCGCTCGAAGGATTCGCCGGCCACGGCGAGCAGGCCAACATCCGCGTGCGGCGCTATGGCCATCGCGAGGTGGCTTATGCAGGCAAAGCCGAGCCGCTGCTGGCGACGGCGGACTGA
- a CDS encoding cupin domain-containing protein: protein MASNSGPNGRIPAALEARVVRYRDLIPCRNAFIDTRTPGSDAKENFTIIGPGVSENPEQHVHITEPHGFNIGGARQPPRCVNSQHSHDTAEVFVVHSGRWRFTFGEHGEDAQVDAEPGDIVSFPIHTFRGFENIGEETGFLWSVLGGDDPGRVLWAPEVFRMAERYGLILLENGALVDTTLGQTPRPA, encoded by the coding sequence GTGGCTTCAAATTCGGGACCGAATGGTCGAATCCCTGCGGCTCTGGAGGCGCGTGTCGTCCGCTACCGCGACCTCATTCCTTGCCGAAACGCATTCATCGATACCCGCACGCCAGGCTCCGACGCCAAGGAGAATTTCACGATTATCGGGCCTGGCGTTTCGGAAAATCCCGAGCAGCACGTCCACATCACCGAACCTCACGGCTTCAACATTGGCGGCGCACGCCAGCCGCCCCGGTGTGTGAACTCGCAGCACAGTCACGACACCGCCGAGGTATTCGTAGTCCACTCTGGACGTTGGCGCTTTACCTTCGGCGAGCACGGCGAGGACGCCCAAGTCGACGCGGAGCCTGGTGATATCGTTTCATTTCCAATTCACACCTTTCGCGGATTCGAAAACATCGGCGAGGAGACAGGTTTTCTTTGGTCCGTGCTCGGAGGCGACGACCCAGGGCGGGTGCTGTGGGCTCCAGAGGTGTTCAGGATGGCCGAACGCTACGGGCTAATACTTCTGGAAAACGGGGCACTAGTCGACACGACCCTGGGGCAAACCCCCCGCCCGGCGTAA
- a CDS encoding HpcH/HpaI aldolase/citrate lyase family protein, which yields MGLKQRLASGDTLWGSFLKTPSPILVEVLASAGLDVLCLDAEHAPFDRAAIDTCIFAARAAGMPVIVRTPTAASEHILNALDCGADGVLVPHVRTADEARALVCAAQYGRGGRGYAGSSRAAGYGSVTIPAHLAASKERTVVLAQIEDVEAVEAVEEIAAVAGLDALFIGRIDLTIALGETDPNAPRVIEAVERILAAGLAASLPVGMFVPRDPDVAVWSEKGARLFLQGSDHAFMRAGARAARAAAGL from the coding sequence AGACCCCTTCGCCGATCCTCGTCGAGGTCCTTGCTAGCGCCGGACTGGATGTGCTGTGCCTCGATGCCGAGCACGCCCCCTTCGACCGGGCGGCAATCGATACCTGTATTTTCGCAGCCCGCGCCGCAGGAATGCCAGTGATCGTCCGCACCCCAACAGCGGCATCCGAGCATATTCTCAATGCCCTCGATTGCGGTGCTGATGGGGTTCTCGTTCCCCATGTCCGCACGGCGGATGAGGCCCGCGCCCTGGTCTGCGCTGCGCAATACGGGCGGGGGGGACGTGGCTATGCGGGCTCGTCGCGTGCAGCTGGCTATGGTTCGGTCACCATTCCCGCCCACCTTGCGGCAAGTAAAGAGCGCACGGTCGTGTTAGCACAGATCGAAGACGTCGAAGCGGTCGAGGCTGTCGAAGAGATTGCAGCGGTGGCAGGCCTAGACGCGCTTTTCATTGGACGGATCGACTTGACCATCGCGCTTGGCGAGACCGACCCGAATGCCCCGCGGGTGATCGAGGCGGTCGAACGCATACTCGCCGCCGGCCTCGCGGCCAGCCTGCCCGTGGGCATGTTCGTTCCGCGAGACCCCGATGTGGCCGTATGGAGCGAGAAGGGCGCGCGTCTGTTCCTCCAGGGCTCCGACCACGCCTTCATGCGCGCGGGGGCGAGGGCTGCGCGCGCGGCTGCCGGGCTCTAG